A section of the Phaseolus vulgaris cultivar G19833 chromosome 8, P. vulgaris v2.0, whole genome shotgun sequence genome encodes:
- the LOC137826904 gene encoding rop guanine nucleotide exchange factor 2-like — protein MDKLSNYDENSDAGYTSSPSNTPAFSTVSGDSFAYCQTWTSSESEIVDESSYASESSPSPWRAKPNVLSKLGMKLCKHSMDDKLGGSDVLDSAELEMMKERFAKLLLGEDMSGSGKGVCTAVTISNAITNLYATVFGESLKLEPLKPEKKAMWKREMKVLLSVCDYIQEFAPTAQYLKDGTLVEMMKSRPRLDIYINLPALQKLDTMLMEILDTFQDTEFWYAGNIPGNLNRGASFRRIVPRKDEKWWLPVPCVLPGGLSDMSRKHLIEKRDCANQIHKAAMAINSNLLAEIDIPETYIDNLPKSGRSSLGDSIYHFMHTSDKFSPEQLLDCLKISSEFEALELVDKVESSMYTWRRKACLSHSISSWSKVKDLMEDTDYNDKSYTLAERAESLLFCLKQTFPELSQTSLDTCKIQHNRDVGKAVLESYSRVLEGLAFNIVAWIEDVLHVDKSMRNRDV, from the exons ATGGATAAATTATCCAACTATGATGAAAATTCTGATGCGGGTTACACTTCTTCACCTTCCAATACTCCTGCTTTTTCCACAGTGAGTGGAGATTCTTTTGCATATTGTCAAACTTGGACAAGCTCGGAATCTGAGATTGTAGATGAGAGCAGCTATGCCAGTGAATCTTCACCTTCTCCGTGGAGGGCAAAGCCGAATGTTCTCTCTAAGCTAGGAATGAAGCTGTGCAAGCATTCAATGGATGATAAACTTGGTGGCAGTGATGTCTTGGATTCAG CCGAGCTTGAAATGATGAAGGAAAGATTTGCAAAGCTTCTACTGGGAGAAGACATGTCTGGTAGTGGGAAAGGTGTTTGCACTGCAGTTACAATCTCAAATGCCATTACCAATCTCTATG CAACTGTATTTGGTGAAAGCTTAAAGTTGGAACCACTAAAGCCAGAGAAGAAGGCTATGTGGAAAAGGGAAATGAAGGTTCTCTTATCAGTGTGTGACTACATACAAGAATTTGCTCCAACTGCACAATATTTAAAAGACGGCACACTTGTGGAG ATGATGAAAAGCAGGCCAAGGTTAGACATCTATATCAACCTCCCTGCACTGCAGAAGCTTGACACAATGCTCATG GAAATATTAGATACTTTCCAGGACACTGAATTTTGGTATGCAGGGAACATACCTGGGAATTTGAATCGTGGGGCCTCATTTCGAAGAATTGTTCCAAGGAAAGATGAGAAGTGGTGGTTGCCAGTTCCTTGTGTTCTCCCTGGTGGTCTCTCTGATATGTCAAGAAAGCACCTGATAGAGAAAAGGGATTGTGCTAATCAAATTCATAAGGCAGCCATGGCAATAAACAGCAATCTTCTTGCAGAAATAGATATCCCAGAAACATATATAGATAATCTTCCCAAG AGTGGAAGATCAAGTTTAGGGGACTCAATTTACCACTTCATGCATACTTCAGACAAGTTCTCACCTGAACAACTACTTGACTGTCTCAAAATAAGTTCTGAATTTGAAGCACTGGAGTTAGTAGACAAGGTTGAATCATCAATGTACACGTGGAGGCGCAAAGCTTGTTTGAGCCATTCAATATCATCATGGAGCAAAGTAAAGGATCTCATGGAAGACACAGACTACAATGACAAAAGCTACACTTTAGCTGAGAGAGCTGAGTCCTTATTGTTTTGCCTGAAGCAAACATTTCCTGAACTTTCACAAACTTCTTTGGATACATGCAAGATCCAACACAACCGG GATGTAGGAAAAGCAGTACTAGAGAGTTAttcaagagttttggaaggcctAGCATTCAACATTGTTGCATGGATTGAAGATGTTCTCCATGTCGACAAATCAATGAGAAATCGAGATGTCTAG